A single region of the Micropterus dolomieu isolate WLL.071019.BEF.003 ecotype Adirondacks linkage group LG18, ASM2129224v1, whole genome shotgun sequence genome encodes:
- the LOC123956329 gene encoding actin-related protein 2/3 complex subunit 4, whose translation MTATLRPYLNAVRATLQAALCLENFSSQVVERHNKPEVEVRSSKELLLQPVVISRNDKEKVLIEGSINSVRVSIAVKQADEIEKILCHKFMRFMMMRAENFFILRRKPVEGYDISFLITNFHTEQMYKHKLVDFVIHFMEEIDKEISEMKLSVNARARIVAEEFLKNF comes from the exons ATG ACAGCGACTTTGCGCCCCTACTTAAACGCTGTGAGGGCCACCTTGCAGGCGGCGCTGTGTCTGGAGAACTTCTCCTCTCAGGTGGTGGAGCGTCACAACAAGCCAGAGGTGGAAGTTAG GAGCAGCAAGGAGCTGCTACTTCAGCCTGTGGTGATCAGCCGTAATGATAAGGAGAAGGTTCTCATTGAGGGATCCATCAACTCTGTCAGAGTCAGCATTGCTGTCAAACAG GCTGATGAGATTGAGAAGATCCTCTGCCACAAGTTCATGCGCTTCATGATGATGAGAGCAGAGAACTTCTTCATCCTGAGGAGGAAACCAGTAGAG GGATATGATATTAGCTTCTTGATTACCAACTTCCACACGGAGCAGATGTACAAACACAAGCTGGTGGACTTTGTCATCCACTTCATGGAGGAGATTGACAAGGAGATCAGCGAGATGAAGCTGTCCGTTAATGCCAGGGCCCGTATCGTTGCAGAGGAATTCCTCAAGAAC TTCTGA
- the LOC123956328 gene encoding transcriptional adapter 3, with protein MSELKDCPPLKYYDFKPVEHVKVCPRYTAVLGRSEDDGIGIEELDTLQLELETLLSSASRRLRALEEQRQILTDWQDKKGDKRFLKLGKDPDPAASSRHKPKKQKLDGKGGHGPGPGPGRPKSKNLQPKVQEYEFTDEPQDIPRTPKNDAPNRFWASVEPYCADITNEEIRLLEELLKPPEDEAEYFKIPALGKHYSQRWAQEDLLEEQREGARANDKKKSLMGGPLSELDAKDVDSLLKKSESQHESPEDGCPFGPLTQRLLQALVEENIISPMEDSPIPDISGKDANDCAGTSPRSQGKAFSVPHTRSLEARIKEELVAQGLLDSEERPGPGGDSEDEVLAELQKRQAELKALSAHNRARKQELLRLAKEEMRKQELRQRVRVSDNEVMEGFRRIMAARQKKRTPTKKEKDQAWKALKERESILKLLDG; from the exons ATGAGCGAATTGAAGGACTGCCCCCCACTGAAATACTACGACTTCAAGCCCGTCGAGCACGTGAAGGTGTGCCCACGCTACACTGCTGTGCTCGGCCGGTCAGAGGACGATGGAATTGGCATTGAGGAGCTGGACACCCTGCAGCTGGAGCTGGAGACGCTGCTGTCCTCGGCCAGCCGCCGCCTTCGAGCCCTGGAGGAGCAGAGACAG ATCCTCACAGACTGGCAGGACAAGAAGGGAGATAAGCGCTTTCTGAAGCTGGGGAAAGACCCAGACCCTGCTGCCTCCTCTCGCCACAAGCCAAAGAAGCAGAAGTTGGACGGCAAAGGTGGTCACGGGCCGGGCCCAGGTCCTGGCAGACCCAAATCCAAAAATCTGCAGCCTAAAGTCCAAGAGTATGAATTCACAGACGAGCCACAAGACATTCCCCGCACTCCTAAAAACGATGCTCCCAACAG attttgggCATCTGTCGAGCCATATTGTGCTGATATCACAAATGAAGAGATACGGTTGCTAGAAGAGCTTCTGAAACCCCCGGAGGATGAAGCTGAATATTTCAAA ATCCCAGCACTGGGGAAACACTACTCTCAGCGGTGGGCTCAGGAGGATCTgctggaggagcagagggaAGGAGCACGAGCCAATGACAAGAAAAAGAGCCTTATGGGGGGCCCGCTGTCAGAGCTGGATGCAAAAG ATGTGGACTCCCTGTTGAAAAAGTCAGAGTCCCAACATGAATCTCCAGAGGACGGATGTCCCTTTGGTCCTCTCACGCAGCGTCTGCTCCAGGCCCTTGTAGAG GAGAACATTATATCCCCCATGGAGGATTCTCCTATACCTGACATATCAGGGAAGGATGCTAATGATTGTGCTGGGACCTCTCCTCGAAGCCAAGGAAAAGCTTTTAG TGTTCCTCACACACGGTCTCTGGAGGCTCGGATCAAAGAGGAGCTGGTGGCTCAGGGGCTGCTGGACTCCGAGGAGCGACCTGGACCTGGAGGAGACTCTGAGGACGAGGTCCtggcagagctgcagaaaaGACAAGCAGAGCTCAAAGCCCTGAGTGCTCACAATAGAGCCCGTAAGCAGGAGCTGCTGCG GTTGGCGAAGGAGGAGATGCGCAAGCAGGAGCTGAGGCAGAGAGTCAGGGTGTCTGACAATGAAGTCATGGAGGGATTTCGAAGAATCATGGCAGCCAGGCAGAAGAAACGCACTCCAACCAAGAAGGAGAAGGACCAGGCTTGGAAAGCACTGAAGGAGAGGGAAAGCATCCTCAAGTTGCTGGATGGATAG